The Amycolatopsis nigrescens CSC17Ta-90 genomic interval CGCGGGGTAGTTGTGGGCCGATAGCCAGCGCGCCACCTCAGCCTCTTTGTGGCTCGCCTCAGCCGATCGGCCGACTCTGACCATGACCGGCGCGGTCGCGAGCTTGAACAGCGCGTTCTCCCCCATCCGGATCAACTCAGCCCCGGTGGGATCGAGTTGCACGGCACGGCAGGCGGCCTCAGCGGCTTTTGTCGTGGTCTCAGGCGTGAACTTGGCCGCAGATGCCATTCCTCGGTGATCTCCTTTGCTTGGGGGTCGCTAGTTAAGGCTACTGGGATGCGCAGCTGCTGGCCGCTGCTGGAGCTCCAGCAGCGGCCAGCGCGCGGTCAGCTAGGGGGAGCGTCGTCGCTGGTGAGGAGTTCGAGCCGTTCGTGGGTGGCGAAGGTGCCGTAGTGCTTCACGTTCAGCGTCGCCAGCGGCAGGCCGTAGGCGAGGCAGCTCGCGGCGATCCAGGAGTCGTTGCCGTCGCTGCGCTGCCCGCGGCGGTGCGCATGAGCGGAGATCAGCCCCCAGGTGTGGGCCACGTTCTCGTGGTAGGGCACCACGGCCGCGTTGTCGAGCCAGTCGTCCAGGCGTGCTCGCCGGGCTGGTCCCCAGCCGTAGATCTCGGCCCATTTGGTCAGCTCGCCCAGGGTGACGAAGGTAATCAGGAACTGCCGACCGGTCAGTTTCGTCCCGAGCGAGGGCGGCAGCTGGCGCTTGAGGAGTTTGGACACGACGTCGGTGTCCAGCACGATCGGCGACGGCACGGCACTCAGGCGGTGCCCGTCTGGCGCTGGGCGTAGGTGAACGTGATGAACTCGTCGACCTCGTCTTCGGTGTCGAAGATGCCCTCGCAGGCCAGGTCGTCCACCGACCGGATCGGCTGCACGTTCTTGCTGCTGAGCAGGTTGTCCAGCAGCTCACGCGGACTCGACCGCGGCTGCCGGTGCTGCACGAGTTCCGGCCCGTCCAGCGGCGCGGACGGGCCGGCGGCAGGATGGTCCGCAGGGCCGGTCGTCATCACGAGCACCTCCAGGTCGGCGGGCGGCAGGGCCAGTATCTCACGGGCCCGCCGTCTCGCTGGGCGATCCAGGTCCGCGCGTCGATCCGAGGTCACCTGGTCACAACAGCCCAGCATCGTGCAGCTTGATCAACGCGCCTGCCGGCATCGTGCCGATCAGGAGCAGGCGCAGCACGCGCACGGCGCGGTCAGCCCGGCCCTGGTCGCGATCGAGTACCGCGACCACGACGACGAACGCCACCAGCAGCAGCGCGTACCCAACGACCGCCGCGACAAGCCAGTCCCGCATCGGGTCCCTCTTCCACACAATCCTGACGACCAGGAAGAGCACGACGGTCGTGCCCGCTCGAATTCATACGGGCCAGGTGTGGCAAAAACGTGGCGAAAGCGTGGCGATGCACGGTCAGGTCGTGGCCAGGTCCCGGTGCGTTCGGGTCGACCCGGTCAAGGTCTAGGACGGCCCGTCCGGGGAGCCAGTGCTCGGCCTATGCGCGGCCTTACTCACGGTGGCGGAGTTGTTTTCGCTGGTCACGCATAGTTAGGTGAATCCCCTCAAAATCCGTCCAGTGTGCGTTCGAGTCGCACCGGGGGCACAGCGCCTGACCAGGCGTTACAACCGAAGAGTGATCAACCCTGTTGATCATTGGGTGCGGCCGTGGGTGCGAGTACACCCACGGCCATGACTGCTGCGCGCGCAGAGAATCGGCAGCGCGGCCGCATCGAGGAACGCGGCAACACGCTCCGTGTGGTCGTCTACGCCGGCCTGGACCCCGTCACCGGCAAACGCACCTACCTGCGCGAGAAGATCGACGGCACCGACAAGCCTGCACAGAGGCGCGCTCAGAAGACCCTGAACAAGCTGCTTACCCAGGTCGACCAGCAGCGCTCCCCCAGTTCGTCCGTCACGCTCTCCTATGCGCTCGACGAGTGGATGCGCGTCACCGAACTGGAAGACAGCACCCGCAAGACGTACCAGGGCTACATAGACCGCACCATCAAGCCCGCCCTCGGCGCCGAACCGGCGAAGAAGATCGACGCGCGAGTCCTGGAAAGCTTCTACACCGAACTCCGCCGCTGCCGAATCCGCTGCGACGACAAGCCCTTCATCGAGAAGCACAAATCGGTTGAGGCGGACCACGACTGCAAGGATTCGGACTGCAAGGCGCACAAATGCCGCCCCATGGCCGCTTCTACCGTTCGCCAGTTACACGCCATCCTGAGCGGCACGCTCGGCGCTGCCGAGCGCTGGGGCTGGATCGCCAGCAACCCCGCCCGAGTAGCCCGCCGACCGAAGCAGAAGCCTCCGGAGCCCGATCCCCCGTCCCCAGCCGAGGCCGCACGCCTGGTCGAGGAGGCTTTCCGGATGGACGACGACTGGGGCACTCTCGTCTGGCTCGCCATGACAACCGGCGTTCGCCGCGGCGAACTCGTCGGCCTCCGCTTCTCTCGCCTCGACCTTGACGGCGAGATCATCGACCTCCGTCGCAACTGGGTCGGCGGCAAGGAGAAGGACACCAAGACCCACCAGAACCGCCGCATCGCACTCGACTCCGAAACCGTCGTCCTGCTCAAGGAGCAGCGCGCCCGCGTCCAGCAGCGAGTCAAAGACCTGGGCGTCAAGTTCTCAAACGACCTGTTCGTCTTCTCCGGCAGCAAGACCCCCGACCACTCCGAGCCCTACTCCCCCAACGCCGTCACCCAGCGATACAAGGACATGGCCACCCGCCTGAGCATCGACACCCACCTGCACGCCCTGCGGCACTACAGCGCCACCGAGCTGCTCTCCGCCGGAATCGACCTCCGCACCGTCGCCGGCCGCCTCGGCCACGGCGGAGGCGGCGCTACCACCCTCCGCGTCTACGCCGCCTGGGTAGCCGCCACCGACCGCAAAGCCGCCGAGATCCTCGGGTCGCGGATGCCGAAACGAAACCACCACCTGTAACAAGACGCCCCGCCGGACCGACCCTCAGTCCAAAGCGCCGAGGAGAAAGCAGCGGAGGCCACTTTGCCGTCTACTGGCACTCAGACCCTGATCAAGACTATATTCGAGCAATGGAAAATAGCAAACGTTCCCCTGAGCTCGCCAAACGACGCATGGGAGTTGTTTACCGCTTGGCTGCTGTTAAAAGATAACGACCTCACACTCAACGAGATAGAGCTAGGCGTTGTTGACGGCGAGAATGATGGCGGAGCTGACGCAATTTATACATTGCTCGAAGGTTCAATTATCGAAGCAGACTCCGCAATAATCGAAAACGCCGACACGGCTCGCGAGTACCCCGAAGGATTAACTCTCGAACTCAAGGTAATTCAGTCCAAGAACAATACATCCTTTCCTCAAAGTGAAATAACAAAACTGCATTCACTGCTACCTCGCGCCCTGGACATAAGTCGAGATCTAGACGAATTGCACGAAGAAGTGCGCGAGGAAGTCCGGGAGCAACTCCAAATATTTCGCACTGCACTGAAGAACCTCTTAGTCCGACGGCCACGAATATCAGTTCACATTTCGATTGCCTCACAAGGAGTAACACGCCACATAGACTCAAACGTTCACGGCAGAGCCGGCCGCCTGAAAGAAGACTTGCGTGAGCTTCTTCCAATGGCCGACATCAAGGTTGAATTCATTGGGGCGGATGAACTCTGGAAAATTTATGACACACGATCCCCGGAGACGATCGAGCTACACTGTGACGAAATCCTGACCAGCGGCGAGTCCTACGTCGCATTGGCACCGCTAGACAACTACATCAGACTAATTTGCGAGAAAGATTATTCCATACGTCGCCATTTGTTCGACGCCAATGTTCGCGATTACGAGGGGCAAGTCGCCGTAAACAAGGAGATCATGGCCACCTTAAATGATCCCATGAGTCCCGAATTCTGGTGGCTCAATAATGGTGTAACTATCCTATGCGACGGCGCACATAGCGTAGGAAAGCGATTCGCCCTCAACAATATTCAAATTGTAAATGGTCTTCAGACCTCTCATACCATTGCCCGATGGTTCAAGCAAACGAGCGAATCGGTGGGCGCCGAGGAACCAACCGCAGAACTTGCCAAACGAAAGATCCTCGTCAGGATAATTGTGGCCGACGAGAATTCGGTACGCGATAGCATAATTCGCGCAACAAACAGGCAAACTCCGGTACCCGAAGCATCACTTCGAGCAACCGACAAGATCCAAAGACAAATAGAAAAGTACTTCGAATCCAAGGGACTCTTCTACGATCGCAGGAAAGGCTACTATAGAAATATCGGGAAAGACCCAGCGCGAATCGTAAGTATCTCTTACTTGGGACAGGCAATGTATGCCCTTGCATACGGAAGACCCGAAGTGGCACGAGGAAAGCCCAACTCGCTTCTTGCAGAGGATGCACGCTACAGACAGGCCTTTGATGCAACTGCAGACCTTGAGATTTTCTACTGGACTGCATCCGTACTTCGCGCCGTGGACTCTCACCTTCGATCAGCCACTTCCCAAATGCGCTATCCTGAGCGCCGATACCTTTCTCCCGTGATTGCATATGCGACCGTTGTCAAGGCATTGAACTCCATACCGCAACACTGGACACAACTGTTGCCACTAACAAAAAGAGAAGCAGACTTCTCGGATTTCGAAATCGAATCAGCGGCAGCAATTGTCAAAGAAGGGCTTGACGAGTTCACCAAGATGCATTCCACCACTCCGGCTGAAGCTACCAAGAGGCAGCCTTTTACACTCTACCTCGCTGACAAGGTTCTTTTCGGCGTAGTTGCCGGTCGGACTTGATCTGGCCGGCGAGGCGGCGAGCCTGCCGGGCCTGAGCGAGAGCCTCATCGCGGTCGCCGGAAGCGGCGTGGGCGTAGGCGAGGTCGACGAGCATCCCGGTCTTGGCGCGGATGAAGTCCGCGGGCAGGCGCGGTAGGGCATGGCTGAGTTGGTCGATGGCGTCGGGTTCGCCGAGCTTGCTGAGCGCGTGGCCGCGCCAGCGGTCGAGGTGGGCGCCGCCGAGGAAGAGAAACGGGAGTGCGGGATCTTCCGGGTCAGCGGGGAGGAGTCCGTCGGCGGAGTCGAACGCGCGGAGTGCCTCGCTGCGGTGACCGGCGGCGGCGAGTCCTTCGCCGTGGGCGGCGGCCAGCCAGGAACGCAGCAGCGGCGGCGCCGTGTGCTTGGCGATGGTGCGGGCCTCGGCGAGCTGCTCGACGGCCGGGCCGGTTTCGCCGAGGTCGACCAGGATGAACGCCTGCTGGGCGAGCGAGTGCGCGAACAGCAGCGGTGAGCCTGCTTCACGGGCGGCGGTCTTGGCGGTCTCGTGGTGCTCCCATGCCTGACGGATGGCGTTGCGGTCGAGTGCTTCCCAACCAGCGAGCGCGGACGCCTCGGTGAGGACGCCGGCGAGCGCCTCGCGCTGGCCGGCGACGGTGCTGAAGCTGAGTAGCCCGCGAATCTGCTTGATGTTGCTGCGGAGCTGGTCCAGGACCACTACCCCGCCGAGGCGCCGGTCGACGTGCCGGGCGTCGTCGACCTGCCGCCGGAACACCTCGACCATCTCAGAGTCGACCGAGCGGGCCAGTGCCAGCCGTGAGAGCAGCTCTTCAGCTTCGTTGTTGTCGTCGTCAGGCGGGAACCCGAGTTCGTCGTTGGTCCGGCCGTAGATGTCGCGGAAGAGCCGCCGGTAGGGCTGGCTGACCTCCTCGTGCCCGTTCTCCCAGCGGGACAGCTT includes:
- a CDS encoding type II toxin-antitoxin system VapC family toxin — encoded protein: MPSPIVLDTDVVSKLLKRQLPPSLGTKLTGRQFLITFVTLGELTKWAEIYGWGPARRARLDDWLDNAAVVPYHENVAHTWGLISAHAHRRGQRSDGNDSWIAASCLAYGLPLATLNVKHYGTFATHERLELLTSDDAPPS
- a CDS encoding site-specific integrase; the protein is MTAARAENRQRGRIEERGNTLRVVVYAGLDPVTGKRTYLREKIDGTDKPAQRRAQKTLNKLLTQVDQQRSPSSSVTLSYALDEWMRVTELEDSTRKTYQGYIDRTIKPALGAEPAKKIDARVLESFYTELRRCRIRCDDKPFIEKHKSVEADHDCKDSDCKAHKCRPMAASTVRQLHAILSGTLGAAERWGWIASNPARVARRPKQKPPEPDPPSPAEAARLVEEAFRMDDDWGTLVWLAMTTGVRRGELVGLRFSRLDLDGEIIDLRRNWVGGKEKDTKTHQNRRIALDSETVVLLKEQRARVQQRVKDLGVKFSNDLFVFSGSKTPDHSEPYSPNAVTQRYKDMATRLSIDTHLHALRHYSATELLSAGIDLRTVAGRLGHGGGGATTLRVYAAWVAATDRKAAEILGSRMPKRNHHL
- a CDS encoding AIPR family protein, whose protein sequence is MPSTGTQTLIKTIFEQWKIANVPLSSPNDAWELFTAWLLLKDNDLTLNEIELGVVDGENDGGADAIYTLLEGSIIEADSAIIENADTAREYPEGLTLELKVIQSKNNTSFPQSEITKLHSLLPRALDISRDLDELHEEVREEVREQLQIFRTALKNLLVRRPRISVHISIASQGVTRHIDSNVHGRAGRLKEDLRELLPMADIKVEFIGADELWKIYDTRSPETIELHCDEILTSGESYVALAPLDNYIRLICEKDYSIRRHLFDANVRDYEGQVAVNKEIMATLNDPMSPEFWWLNNGVTILCDGAHSVGKRFALNNIQIVNGLQTSHTIARWFKQTSESVGAEEPTAELAKRKILVRIIVADENSVRDSIIRATNRQTPVPEASLRATDKIQRQIEKYFESKGLFYDRRKGYYRNIGKDPARIVSISYLGQAMYALAYGRPEVARGKPNSLLAEDARYRQAFDATADLEIFYWTASVLRAVDSHLRSATSQMRYPERRYLSPVIAYATVVKALNSIPQHWTQLLPLTKREADFSDFEIESAAAIVKEGLDEFTKMHSTTPAEATKRQPFTLYLADKVLFGVVAGRT